In Perca flavescens isolate YP-PL-M2 chromosome 7, PFLA_1.0, whole genome shotgun sequence, the following proteins share a genomic window:
- the LOC114558546 gene encoding transcription factor HES-2, whose protein sequence is MSPNMTCEALQSFSPRVTVAKRKEALELRKTMKPLMEKRRRARINDSLDHLKNLILPLTGRDKTRYSKLEKADILEMTVRFLSDIPPVCTKNSADSYKEGYKACLQRVSTLLPKTSLDQDAFQRVNEFVQQSTSATATITPTCLNCCAQSSRTLPQIQQRLLSLKSSFSSSSRLESQSRSSGTVATSRAQSGPQAVGAAMWRPW, encoded by the exons ATGTCTCCAAACATGACTTGTGAAGCTCTCCAGTCTTTTTCTCCAAGGGTAACTGTGGCCAAAAGAAAAGAGGCTCTTGAGCTCCGAAAG ACAATGAAACCTTTGATGGAAAAAAGAAGGCGCGCTCGTATCAACGACAGCCTGGACCATTTGAAAAACCTCATCCTTCCCCTCACAGGCAGAGAT aagACTCGCTACTCCAAGCTTGAGAAAGCCGACATCCTGGAAATGACTGTGAGGTTCCTCAGCGACATCCCCCCTGTTTGCACGAAAA ATTCCGCAGACAGTTACAAGGAAGGCTACAAAGCCTGCCTCCAGCGCGTCTCCACTCTGCTTCCCAAAACGAGCCTGGACCAAGACGCGTTTCAGCGGGTGAACGAATTCGTCCAGCAGTCCACGTCCGCCACCGCCACCATCACCCCAACCTGCCTGAACTGCTGCGCTCAGAGCTCCAGGACTCTCCCTCAGATCCAACAGAGACTCCTGAGCCTCAAATCCAGCTTCAGCTCCAGCTCCAGACTGGAGAGCCAGTCCCGCAGCAGCGGCACAGTGGCCACCAGCCGAGCGCAGTCCGGCCCGCAGGCTGTCGGCGCTGCCATGTGGAGACCTTGGTAG
- the hes2.1 gene encoding transcription factor HES-2, with product MSPSITTEANQLLPARSTVAQRKQANELRKTLKPLLEKKRRARINDSLSHLKSLILPLVGKDNARYSKLEKADILEMTVRFLRDLPSTPVKDSAESYREGYKACLQRVSTLLPKTSLDQDACQRVNEFVQQSTSATVTPTCLNCCAQSSRTLPQIQQRLLSLKSSFNSSSRLESQSRSSGGAVAPSRAQSGPQAVGAAMWRPW from the exons atgagtcCCAGCATTACTACTGAGGCCAACCAGCTTCTCCCGGCCAGGTCCACCGTGGCCCAGAGAAAACAAGCCAACGAACTGAGAAAG ACTCTTAAACCCTTGCTGGAGAAGAAAAGACGTGCTCGTATCAACGACAGTCTCAGTCATTTGAAAAGCCTGATTCTTCCTCTGGTTGGCAAAGACAACGCACGCTACTCCAAGCTGGAGAAAGCTGACATTCTGGAAATGACAGTCCGTTTCCTCAGAGACCTTCCTTCCACTCCAGTCAAAG ACTCCGCAGAGAGTTACAGAGAAGGCTACAAAGCCTGCCTCCAGCGCGTCTCCACTCTGCTTCCCAAAACGAGCCTGGACCAAGACGCGTGTCAGCGGGTGAACGAATTCGTCCAGCAGTCCACGTCCGCCACCGTCACCCCAACCTGCCTGAACTGCTGCGCTCAGAGCTCCAGGACTCTCCCTCAGATCCAACAGAGACTCCTGAGCCTCAAATCCAGCTTCAACTCCAGCTCCAGACTGGAGAGCCAGTCCCGCAGCAGCGGCGGCGCAGTGGCTCCCAGCCGAGCGCAGTCCGGCCCGCAGGCTGTTGGCGCTGCCATGTGGAGACCTTGGTAG